One Pocillopora verrucosa isolate sample1 chromosome 10, ASM3666991v2, whole genome shotgun sequence genomic window carries:
- the LOC131783497 gene encoding tetratricopeptide repeat protein 28, whose translation MAEGNLPTTGGELEEKNEFPATATEESQVTSSDAELDVYNDPLREIAKVCLEKGNKEYRQGEANKAINSYTEGLKVNCKDERLNAKLYSNRATAHFRLENYVECLDDATVAVQLEPTLIKAIKKGARACVELCWYKEARSWLHMGLTIENNNERLLQLIRKLNAELKVKGNTYVILGCTYYNFKTALKYNQRDLEIAKEVGDKAGEGRSYGSLGNAYQGLGEFKTAIKYHQRDLEIAKEVGDKAGEGESYCNLGNAYQGLGEFKTAIKYYQRHLEIAKEVGDKAGEGRSYGNLGNAYQGLGEFKTAIKYYQRHLEIAKEVGDRAGEGESYCNLGNAYQGLGEFKTAIKYHQRHLEIAKEVGDKAGEGRSYCSLGNAYRSLGEFKTAIKYHQRHLEIAKEVGDKAREGASYCNLGNAYQGLGEFKTAIKYHQRDLEIAKEVGDKAGEGKSYGSLGNAYRSLGEFKTAIKYHQRDLEIAKEVGDKAGEGIIYGNLGIAYCNLRQFKTAIEYHQRHLEIAKEVGDKAGEGRSYCLLGRIYLRQRESKTAIECYQRHLEISKEVGDKTGEACSLCSLGGSFEYQGNLMRAFDNYYSSVELYDNIRASLQLNDQWKICYRNQHKAAYKGLWRINLSRGQVVKALLATEKGRAQALRDLMVTKYQPGDSLTPSASRISLRWVPLSTVFIAINGPCVYFWVCLSENNIQMRQVHVNNYKFEDELEVFIQHLNKTALKEIGARGTITIENPPLDSLTEEEVGNDAIRVNVKHSQSSALKKLHDIIVTPIADLIEGNDEITIVPEGPFSLLPYAALQDSNSSYLSDSFRIRVLPSLTTLQLIHDCPADFHAKTGALLVGDPCFKHIIYEGGLLVQLPGARKEVEMIGRILNVSTLTGEMATKDEVLKRISSVALVHIAAHGKMETGEVILAPNTTRDNPQPQERDYLLTMKDVVEAGLRARLVVLSCCHTARGEVMAEGVVGMARALLGAGARSVVVTLWAIGDEGTLEFMNFFYDALAEGKKASEALNQAMKCLREIENFKEVWHWAPFVLIGDDVNLDFEEI comes from the exons atggcagaaGGTAACCTCCCAACAACTGGAGGAGAACTGGAGGAgaaaaatgagtttccagcCACAG CAACAGAGGAAAGTCAAGTTACGTCAAGTGACGCTGAACTGGATGTATACAATGACCCTTTAAGAG AAATAGCGAAGGTATGTCTGgagaaaggtaacaaagaatacagacaaggagaagctaataaGGCGATAAACTCTTACACGGAAGGACTTAAAGTGAACTGCAAGGATGAACGACTcaacgccaagctttacagcaacagggcaacagctcatttccgtttgg AAAACTACGTGGAATGTCtcgatgatgcaacagttgctgttcaattggaacccactttaatcaaagctattaagaaag GAGCAagagcttgtgtcgaactttgctggtataaagaagcaaggagctggttgcaTATGGGATTGACC attgaaaacaacaacGAACGTCTTCTTCAATTAATAAGGAAATTGAATGCTGAACTAAAAGTCAAAGGAAACACTTATGTCATTCTCGGATGTACTTACTATAAT ttcaaaacagccctAAAGTACaatcaacgtgatctagaaattgctaaagaagtgggagacaaggccggagagggaagaagttatggcagtctcggcaacgcttatcaaggtctaggagagttcaaaacagccatcaagtaccatcaacgtgatctagaaattgctaaagaagtgggagacaaggccggagagggagaaagctattgcaatctcggcaacgcttatcaaggtctaggagagttcaaaacagccatcaagtactatcaacgtcatctagaaattgctaaagaagtgggagacaaggccggagagggaagaagttatggcaatctcggcaacgcttatcaaggtctaggagagttcaaaacagccatcaagtactatcaacgtcatctagaaattgctaaagaagtgggagacagg gccggagagggagaaagctattgcaatctcggcaacgcttatcaag gtctaggagagttcaaaacagccatcaagtaccatcaacgtcatctagaaattgctaaagaagtgggagacaaggccggagaggggaGAAGTTattgcagtctcggcaacgcttatcgaagtctaggagagttcaaaacagccatcaagtaccatcaacgtcatctagaaattgctaaagaagtgggagacaaggcccgagagggagcaagttattgcaatctcggcaacgcttatcaaggtctaggagagttcaaaacagccatcaagtaccatcaacgtgatctagaaattgctaaagaagtgggagacaaggccggagagggaaaaagctatggcagtctcggcaacgcttatcgaagtctaggagagttcaaaacagccatcaagtaccatcaacgtgatctagaaattgctaaagaagtgggagacaag gccggagagggaataatttatggcaatctcggcattGCTTATTGCAATCTAAGACaattcaaaacagcaatcgagtaccatcaacgtcatctagaaattgctaaagaagtgggagacaaggccggcGAGGGACGAAGCTATTGCCTTCTCGGCAGGATTTATCTCCGTCAAAGAGAGTCGAAAACGGCAATTGAGTGTTATCAACGTCACctagaaatatccaaagaagtgggagataagactGGAGAGGCGTGCTCACTCTGTTCCCTTGGAGGCAGTTTTGAGTACCAGGGAAATCTCATGAGAGCCTTTGACAATTATTACTCGAGTGTAGAATTGTATGATAatatcagggccagtcttcaactcaacgatcagtggaagatttgttaTCGTAATCAGCACAAAGCagcatacaaaggtttgtggcgtataaatctcaGTCGAGGTCAAGTTGTGAAGGCTCTTCTAGCTacagagaaaggacgtgctcaagctctgagagatctcatggtcacaaaatatcagcctggagatTCTTTAACGCCCAGCGCATCCCGCATTTCTCTGAGGTGGGTTCCAttgagcacagttttcatagccattaatggaccatgcgtttacttctgggtttgcctcagtgaaaATAATATCCAGATGAGGCAAGTACACGTCAACAATTATAAGTTTGAGGATGAATTGGAAGTTTTCATCCAGCAcctgaacaaaactgctcttaAAGAAATCGGTGCAAGAGGTACTATTACAATCGAAAATCCTCCGCTTGACTCGCTGACAGAAGAGGAAGTGGGCAATGATGCGATCCGAGTTAATGTGAAGCActcccaatcaagtgctttaaagaagctgcatgacatcatcgttactcctattgctgacctgatcgaaggcaacgacgagatcacaatcgttcctgaggggccatttAGCCTTTTACCTTATGCAGCGTTGCAGGACTCCAACTCATCATATctaagtgattctttcagaattcgtgtgcttccctctctgacgaccttgcaactaattcatgattgtccagctgactttcacgcgaagactggtgcattgctagtcggcgacccatgtttcaaacatatcatCTATGAGGGAGGacttttggtgcaacttccaggagcaaggaaagaagtggagatgatcggacgtatcctcaATGTTTCCACTctcactggagaaatggcaacaaaagatgaagtgttaaaacgaatatcatcagtggcgtTAGTTCACATAGCAGCGCACGGTAAAATGGAGactggagaagttatcctggcaccaaacaccacaagagataaccctcagccgcaagagaGAGAttatctactgacgatgaaagatgtcgtagaagctgggttgcgagcacgtctggttgtacttagctgctgtcacactgctcgtggggaggtcatggccgagggtgtggtcggcatggcgcgtgcacttttgggtgccggtgccagatctgttgtggtaaccttgtgggcgattggcgacgagggaaccctggagttcatgaatttcttctacgatgcacttgctGAAGGCAAGAAGGccagtgaagctctcaatcaggccatgaagtgtctgagagaaattgaaaatttcaaggagGTTTGgcactgggcaccatttgtactcattggtgacgacgtcaaccTGGATTTCGAGGAGATTTAG